Proteins found in one Cheilinus undulatus linkage group 9, ASM1832078v1, whole genome shotgun sequence genomic segment:
- the LOC121515389 gene encoding nuclear factor of activated T-cells, cytoplasmic 3-like translates to MSTVNCAEELDFRLIFEEDGRQTAGPDLNERIVNTSQALTQQPIIQELQSHPPCLPSSGDYQHVGYLSQGPQYGAQGNLRAFDCPSIQITSIAPNNHVEPGTSQEGLAVGGAEGGYPEASWSRGQLYLPLDPCYRDQALCPSPCSSLSSRSWMSDLSSCESFSHVYDDVEGELRDAARLALGSPIGSPMGSPGCGGGAFGVELWQQKYQHPLAFSPQLSPHQSPRQSPRQSPCHSPRTSVTEENWLSRRPTSRPSSRPTSPCGKRRHSSADPHARSPSPHHSPSPTPGASPRGSITDETWVGSPGGALGPLLMSGYQELDVPSKTRRTSGTQLGLLPGQGDSGLESFQDSPGEEGREQDGLAELFLQVPSHFSWNKPKPGNPPLFRTSSPPPLDWPLPSQFEQFELKLEVQPRSYHRAHYETEGSRGSIKAATGHPVIKLTGYSEQPVSLLLFIGTADDRYLRPHSFYQVHRVTGKMVTTSCQEKMMGCTKVLEIPLLPENNMSASIDCAGILKLRNADIELKKGETDIGRKNTRVRVVFRVAIPQPDGRALWLQTASVPVECSQRSGQELPQVESFSPTCCSADGGEELIITGSNISATSRVIFTEKGPDGRSLWEMDARLVPEKSRGSSIVVEVPPYNKKIKDPVQVQFYVSNGKRRRSLTQSFTFLPAVRLHLPAVKQERWESDCISHNPPGFCSSSSCDRVPDLLYYDSCDIPVHCGPPGQNHPPLSSVFPHSLSAPSLTSLASQQTFIPPQSFSIPPPKTSSVLPPVSSMPPQAFTIPPQTSAVPTLPPQASSLPLQTFTVPPQREHSSPGSRRVFMTPTAPQKDPLLHIQGEPLGIKQEPEDQPNLGSLGLQEITLDDVNEIIDRDIGSLSSTQPDQYDQYHQYDWEHKSGDAALPFCGSPQ, encoded by the exons GTCCAGATCTCAATGAGAGGATTGTTAACACCTCTCAGGCTCTGACCCAGCAGCCCATCATCCAGGAGCTGCAGAGCCACCCTCCATGTCTCCCCTCCTCAGGCGACTACCAGCATGTTGGCTACCTGTCCCAGGGGCCCCAGTACGGCGCCCAGGGGAACCTCCGAGCCTTTGACTGCCCCAGCATCCAGATCACCTCTATCGCTCCAAACAACCATGTGGAGCCGGGGACAAGCCAGGAAGGTTTGGCCGTTGGCGGTGCAGAGGGGGGCTACCCTGAGGCGTCCTGGTCCAGGGGCCAGCTCTATCTGCCGCTGGACCCGTGCTACAGAGACCAGGCACTGTGCCCGAGCCCCTGCAGCAGCCTGTCTTCCAGGAGCTGGATGTCTGACCTCTCCTCCTGCGAGTCCTTCTCCCATGTCTACGACGACGTGGAGGGTGAGCTGAGGGACGCCGCTCGCCTCGCTCTGGGTTCCCCCATCGGGTCGCCCATGGGGTCCCCAGGGTGTGGGGGTGGGGCTTTTGGAGTTGAACTGTGGCAGCAGAAGTACCAGCATCCTCTGGCATTCAGTCCGCAGCTGTCCCCTCATCAGTCGCCTCGTCAGTCGCCTCGTCAGTCCCCCTGTCACTCCCCACGCACCAGTGTCACTGAGGAGAACTGGCTGAGCCGCCGGCCCACCTCCAG ACCCTCCTCCAGACCGACCTCCCCCTGCGGAAAGAGACGCCACTCCAGTGCCGACCCCCACGCCCGCTCTCCTTCTCCTCACCACTCCCCCAGCCCCACGCCAGGCGCCTCCCCCCGTGGCAGCATCACAGATGAGACCTGGGTGGGGAGCCCCGGCGGTGCCCTCGGACCCCTGTTGATGTCCGGCTACCAGGAGCTGGACGTCCCCTCTAAGACAAGGAGGACATCGGGAACCCAGCTGGGCCTCCTCCCCGGTCAGGGTGACTCTGGACTCGAGTCCTTCCAGGATTCTCCCGGGGAGGAGGGACGTGAGCAGGACGGGCTGGCTGAGCTCTTCCTTCAGGTGCCGTCCCACTTCAGCTGGAACAAACCCAAACCTGGAAACCCTCCGCTCTTCAG GACATCCTCGCCCCCTCCTCTGGACTGGCCTCTGCCCAGCCAGTTCGAGCAGTTCGAGCTGAAGCTGGAGGTCCAGCCTCGGTCTTACCACAGGGCGCATTACGAGACGGAGGGCAGCAGAGGATCTATTAAAGCAGCTACAGGACATCCGGTCATTAAG CTGACAGGATACAGCGAGCAGCCGGTCAGCCTGCTGTTATTCATCGGAACGGCAGACGACCGCTACCTCCGGCCTCACTCCTTCTACCAGGTCCACCGAGTGACAGGGAAGATGGTCACCACCAGCTGCCAGGAGAAGATGATGGGCTGCACCAAAGTCCTGGAGATCCCTCTGCTACCAGAAAATAACATGTCAGCCAG CATCGACTGCGCCGGCATCCTGAAGCTGCGGAACGCTGACATCGAGCTGAAGAAAGGGGAGACGGACATCGGGCGGAAGAACACCAGGGTGCGAGTTGTGTTCAGGGTCGCCATTCCACAGCCAGACGGGCGGGCGCTGTGGCTGCAGACGGCGTCTGTTCCTGTGGAGTGCT CCCAGCGCTCGGGTCAGGAGCTTCCTCAGGTGGAGAGCTTCAGTCCGACGTGCTGCTCTGCTGACGGAGGAGAGGAGCTGATCATCACTGGATCAAACATCTCTGCAACATCCAGGGTTATCTTCACAGAGAAAGGGCCTG ATGGAAGGTCACTGTGGGAGATGGATGCCAGACTTGTGCCAGAAAAAAGCAGAGGA tCCAGCATCGTGGTGGAGGTCCCTCCTTACAATAAGAAGATAAAGGATCCAGTCCAGGTCCAGTTCTACGTCTCAAACgggaagaggagaagaagtcTGACACAGAGCTTCACCTTCCTGCCTGCAGTCAGACTTCACCTTCCTGCAGTCAAACAGGAGAGATGGGAATCAGACTGCATCTCCCACAATCCCCCGGGCTTctgttcctcctcctcctgtgatCGAGTCCCAGACCTGCTGTATTATGATTCTTGTGACATCCCGGTTCATTGTGGTCCTCCTGGGCAGAATCACCCCCCTCTCTCTTCAGTGTTTCCTCACTCTTTGTCAGCTCCATCCTTGACCTCCTTGGCCTCTCAGCAGACCTTCATTCCTCCTCAGAGCTTCAGCATCCCCCCTCCTAAAACCTCCTCAGTCCTTCCTCCGGTCTCATCCATGCCTCCTCAGGCCTTCACCATCCCTCCTCAGACCTCTGCAGTCCCCACCCTGCCTCCTCAGGCGTCTTCGCTGCCCCTTCAGACCTTCACCGTCCCCCCTCAGAGGGAGCATTCTTCTCCTGGTTCCAGAAGGGTCTTCATGACTCCTACGGCTCCTCAGAAAGACCCTCTGCTTCATATTCAAGGAGAACCTCTGGGGATCAAGCAGGAACCAGAAGACCAGCCAAACCTGGGCTCCTTGGGCCTCCAAGAGATCACGTTGGATGATG tgaACGAGATAATCGACAGAGACATCGGCAGCCTGAGCAGCACTCAACCCGACCAGTATGACCAGTACCACCAGTACGACTGGGAGCACAAGTCTGGCGATGCGGCCTTACCGTTCTGCGGCAGTCCTCAGTGA
- the pdcd2l gene encoding programmed cell death protein 2-like isoform X2: protein MASRVQEVTLLGVCDGDLDSNRYQTSYLTNKVGGHPDVFPGFCPLSPRCSRCGAPLALVVQVYCPLEASPYHRNLHLFACPGEECSGRSESWRVVRSQCLEEETARTPSRSVPVQEAPLAATDWCDSADDWGMEGEEGWGGGAPCDTDVSTQLQDLSLSEHLEDAPIFRPFFISVVEESDLYGEEDDLHHAQQLLREYEKREGVAVGELDGDGGGGEGGGEKYEKTRARHGDTVFSRFMKKISVCPEQILRYCRGGKPLFISEPPPNTAQMVSACGSCGGSRTFEMQLMPALVSLLQRKDGGAEAELEFGTVLVYTCTKSCWTAGSKTAVDEFCLVQSDPDQQLFK from the exons ATGGCTTCACGGGTCCAGGAGGTAACCCTGCTCGGTGTCTGTGATGGAGACCTGGACTCTAACCGGTACCAGACCTCATACCTGACTAATAAAGTGGGGGGCCATCCGGACGTGTTCCCGGGcttctgtcctctctctccccgCTGTTCTCGCTGCGGAGCTCCGTTAGCTCTCGTGGTCCAGGTGTACTGCCCCCTCGAGGCCTCCCCCTACCACAGAAACCTCCACCTGTTCGCGTGCCCAGGTGAGGAGTGTAGCGGCAGGTCGGAGAGCTGGAGGGTGGTCCGCTCTCAGTGTTTAGAGGAGGAGACAGCGAGGACACCCAGCAGGTCTGTCCCCGTTCAGGAGGCTCCTCTGGCGGCCACAGACTGGTGTGACTCCGCGGATGACTGGGggatggagggagaggagggctggggaggaggag CACCCTGTGACACTGACGTCAGCACCCAGCTTCAGGATCTCAGTCTGAGTGAACATCTGGAGGATGCTCCCATCTTCCGCCCGTTCTTCATCAGCGTGGTGGAGGAGTCAGATCTGTACGGAGAGGAAGATGACCTTCATCACGCCCAGCAGCTGCTGAGGGAGTAtgagaagagagagggagtcGCAGTGGGAGAGCTGGACGGCGACGgcggaggaggagaaggaggggggGAGAAGTACGAGAAGACGAGGGCTCGCCACGGAGACACCGTCTTCTCCAGGTTCATGAAGAAGATCTCGGTGTGCCCTGAGCAGATCCTGCGGTACTGTCGAGGAGGGAAACCGCTCTTCATCTCTGAGCCGCCACCCAACACGGCTCAGATGGTTTCAGCGTGCGGCTCCTGTGGAGGGTCGAGGACGTTTGAGATGCAGCTGATGCCGGCTCTGGTCAGTCTCCTGCAGAGGAAGGATGGAGGTGCGGAGGCAGAGCTGGAGTTTGGGACGGTGCTGGTTTATACCTGCACGAAGAGCTGCTGGACGGCCGGGTCGAAAACAGCTGTGGACGAGTTCTGCTTGGTTCAGTCAGACCCTGACCAGCAGCTCTTTAAATAA
- the pdcd2l gene encoding programmed cell death protein 2-like isoform X1: MASRVQEVTLLGVCDGDLDSNRYQTSYLTNKVGGHPDVFPGFCPLSPRCSRCGAPLALVVQVYCPLEASPYHRNLHLFACPGEECSGRSESWRVVRSQCLEEETARTPSRSVPVQEAPLAATDWCDSADDWGMEGEEGWGGGGEKKEEEEEEAAPEAEAPCDTDVSTQLQDLSLSEHLEDAPIFRPFFISVVEESDLYGEEDDLHHAQQLLREYEKREGVAVGELDGDGGGGEGGGEKYEKTRARHGDTVFSRFMKKISVCPEQILRYCRGGKPLFISEPPPNTAQMVSACGSCGGSRTFEMQLMPALVSLLQRKDGGAEAELEFGTVLVYTCTKSCWTAGSKTAVDEFCLVQSDPDQQLFK, translated from the exons ATGGCTTCACGGGTCCAGGAGGTAACCCTGCTCGGTGTCTGTGATGGAGACCTGGACTCTAACCGGTACCAGACCTCATACCTGACTAATAAAGTGGGGGGCCATCCGGACGTGTTCCCGGGcttctgtcctctctctccccgCTGTTCTCGCTGCGGAGCTCCGTTAGCTCTCGTGGTCCAGGTGTACTGCCCCCTCGAGGCCTCCCCCTACCACAGAAACCTCCACCTGTTCGCGTGCCCAGGTGAGGAGTGTAGCGGCAGGTCGGAGAGCTGGAGGGTGGTCCGCTCTCAGTGTTTAGAGGAGGAGACAGCGAGGACACCCAGCAGGTCTGTCCCCGTTCAGGAGGCTCCTCTGGCGGCCACAGACTGGTGTGACTCCGCGGATGACTGGGggatggagggagaggagggctggggaggaggaggtgagaagaaggaggaggaggaggaggaggcagctCCTGAGGCTGAGG CACCCTGTGACACTGACGTCAGCACCCAGCTTCAGGATCTCAGTCTGAGTGAACATCTGGAGGATGCTCCCATCTTCCGCCCGTTCTTCATCAGCGTGGTGGAGGAGTCAGATCTGTACGGAGAGGAAGATGACCTTCATCACGCCCAGCAGCTGCTGAGGGAGTAtgagaagagagagggagtcGCAGTGGGAGAGCTGGACGGCGACGgcggaggaggagaaggaggggggGAGAAGTACGAGAAGACGAGGGCTCGCCACGGAGACACCGTCTTCTCCAGGTTCATGAAGAAGATCTCGGTGTGCCCTGAGCAGATCCTGCGGTACTGTCGAGGAGGGAAACCGCTCTTCATCTCTGAGCCGCCACCCAACACGGCTCAGATGGTTTCAGCGTGCGGCTCCTGTGGAGGGTCGAGGACGTTTGAGATGCAGCTGATGCCGGCTCTGGTCAGTCTCCTGCAGAGGAAGGATGGAGGTGCGGAGGCAGAGCTGGAGTTTGGGACGGTGCTGGTTTATACCTGCACGAAGAGCTGCTGGACGGCCGGGTCGAAAACAGCTGTGGACGAGTTCTGCTTGGTTCAGTCAGACCCTGACCAGCAGCTCTTTAAATAA